A genomic window from Brassica oleracea var. oleracea cultivar TO1000 chromosome C8, BOL, whole genome shotgun sequence includes:
- the LOC106308440 gene encoding cytochrome P450 87A3-like has protein sequence MWALFIWVSLLLITITHWVYSWRNPKCRGKLPPGSMGFPLLGETIQFFKPNPTSDIPPFIKQRVKKHGPIFKTNLVGRPVIVSTDPDLSFFVFQQEGRCFQSWYPDTFTNIFGKKNVGSLHGFMYKYLKSMVLTLFGYDGLKKMLPQVELTANKRLELWSNQESVELKDATASMIFDLTAKKLISHDPDKSSENLRANFVAFIRGLISFPFNIPGTAYHKCLKGRENAMKMLRNMLQERRKKPRKNPSDFFDYVIEEIQKEGTILTEEIALDLMFVLLFASFETTSLALTLAIKFLSDDPEVLKRLTEEHETILRNREDAESGLTWEEYKSMTYTFQFINETARLANIVPAIFRKALIDIKYKDYTIPAGWAVMVCPPAVHLNPDKYEDPLVFNPSRWEESKSNNASKHFMAFGGGMRFCVGTDFTKLQMAVFLHSLVTKYRWEEIKGGNILRTPGLQFPNGYHVKLHKKVA, from the exons ATGTGGGCATTGTTCATTTGGGTTTCTCTGCTTCTCATAACCATCACACATTGGGTTTATAGCTGGAGAAACCCCAAATGTAGAGGGAAGCTTCCACCAGGTTCAATGGGCTTCCCACTACTCGGCGAGACTATCCAGTTCTTCAAGCCAAACCCAACTTCAGACATCCCTCCTTTTATCAAACAAAGGGTTAAGAA GCATGGACCAATTTTCAAGACCAATCTAGTGGGGAGACCAGTGATTGTATCAACAGATCCTGATCTGAGCTTCTTTGTGTTTCAACAAGAGGGGAGGTGTTTCCAGAGTTGGTATCCAGACACTTTTACCAATATCTTTGGGAAAAAGAATGTGGGTTCATTACATGGGTTTATGTACAAGTACCTTAAAAGCATGGTCTTGACTCTATTTGGCTATGATGGTCTCAAGAAGATGCTTCCTCAAGTAGAGCTGACTGCAAATAAGAGATTAGAGCTTTGGTCAAATCAAGAATCAGTAGAGCTTAAAGATGCAACCGCAAGC ATGATTTTTGATCTCACCGCAAAGAAGTTGATCAGCCATGATCCAGACAAGTCATCAGAGAATCTAAGGGCAAACTTTGTTGCTTTTATTCGAGGACTGATCTCCTTCCCTTTTAACATCCCAGGCACAGCTTATCACAAATGTCTTAAG GGTAGGGAGAATGCAATGAAAATGCTGAGGAATATGCTACAAGAAAGGCGTAAGAAACCGAGGAAGAACCCAAGTGACTTCTTTGATTATGTCATTGAAGAGATTCAGAAAGAGGGTACAATTCTGACAGAGGAGATTGCACTTGACTTGATGTTTGTCTTGCTATTCGCTAGCTTTGAAACAACTTCTCTCGCTTTAACTTTAGCCATCAAGTTTCTTTCAGATGACCCTGAAGTTCTAAAGCGTTTAACG GAAGAACATGAGACTATTCTGAGAAACCGGGAAGATGCAGAGTCTGGACTTACATGGGAAGAATACAAGTCAATGACTTACACATTTCAG TTCATAAACGAAACAGCAAGACTAGCAAATATAGTTCCTGCAATCTTCAGAAAGGCCTTGATTGATATAAAATATAAAG ATTATACAATTCCAGCCGGCTGGGCGGTGATGGTCTGTCCTCCAGCTGTACATTTGAATCCAGACAAGTATGAAGATCCTTTAGTCTTTAACCCATCAAGATGGGAG GAATCAAAGTCTAACAATGCATCTAAGCACTTCATGGCGTTTGGTGGTGGAATGAGGTTTTGTGTTGGAACTGACTTCACCAAGTTGCAAATGGCTGTATTTCTTCACAGCCTGGTTACAAAATACAG GTGGGAGGAGATAAAAGGAGGGAATATACTACGAACTCCAGGATTACAGTTTCCAAACGGTTACCATGTCAAACTCCATAAGAAAGTAGCCTAG